The proteins below are encoded in one region of Lactuca sativa cultivar Salinas chromosome 3, Lsat_Salinas_v11, whole genome shotgun sequence:
- the LOC111915428 gene encoding la-related protein 1C yields the protein MDSSRRGNNGGQRPSGNREWNQHTRFNNMHRQRGFRRGFVNRSTSPHVSNSFMPPQMHVPIPPFGNNFMYPDLASYVQGSTPPSLITPMQSALSFPVQDQDLHEKIVKQIDYYFSDENLVKDLYLRQKMDEQGWVHVNLIASFKKVLCLTDNVKLILDVMRASRCVEVRGEKMRKRNDWMRWIIPSSINVESFYGNSVSSLAAMIFRGQPWLKEYLDDELCGI from the exons ATGGATTCTTCAAGAAGAGGCAACAATGGCGGACAACGTCCAAGTGGCAATCGGGAGTGGAACCAGCATACAAGGTTTAACAACATGCATCGTCAGAGAGGCTTTCGTAGGGGTTTTGTGAATCGTTCAACCTCTCCACATGTTTCAAATTCTTTTATGCCTCCACAAATGCATGTACCAATTCCCCCTTTTGGCAACAATTTCATGTACCCTG ATTTGGCGTCTTATGTTCAAGGTTCAACTCCTCCATCGCTGATTACACCGATGCAATCTGCATTGTCGTTTCCTGTTCAAGATCAAGATTTGCATGAAAAGATTGTGAAACAAATTGATTACTATTTCAG TGATGAGAATTTGGTTAAGGATTTATACTTGCGACAAAAGATGGATGAACAAGGCTGGGTTCATGTCAATTTAATAGCAAGCTTCAAGAAA GTTTTGTGTTTAACTGACAATGTTAAGCTAATTCTTGATGTAATGCGGGCATCAAGATGTGTGGAAGTGCGG GGTGAGAAGATGAGGAAGCGAAATGATTGGATGAGATGGATTATCCCAAGTTCCATTAATGTTGAAAGCTTTTATGGTAATTCGGTATCGAGTTTGGCGGCGATGATTTTCAGGGGGCAACCATGGCTCAA agaaTATCTTGATGATGAATTATGTGGGATTTAA